Part of the Chloroflexota bacterium genome is shown below.
CAAATTATGTTGACCTTGCCCGCCGAGCCACCGCGCAGCAATGGCGAACGCTTGTTAGTCAGCGGCACAATCATCACGCCAACCGCTAGCCCAAATTTCGATTATGCCGAATATCTGCGTCGCCGCTCAATCTATGCCATGCTTGAGCCTGCAACCGTTGAACAAGCCTTGCCTGCGAAAACTTCAGCCTATCAACGCTTACTCACGCTCAAACAGCGCTCCCAAACAATCATCAATCAAACGCTGCCCCAACCTCAAGCAGCAGTTTTGGTCGGAATGTTGCTGGGAGTCAAAAGCAGCGTGCCTCAAGCTGTGTGGGATACCTTCAATCGCACTGGGCTTTCGCATATCTTAATCATCTCAGGCTGGAATATTACAATTGTGGTGGCGGCGTTATTGGGTTTGGGCAAGGCCTTAAAGCTCAGTCAACGCCACGCCACCATGGTGGCAATTGGCGCAATTGTGGTGTATGTGGCCTTTGTGGGAGCCAGCGGGGCTGTGATTCGCGCTGCCTTGATGGGCGCAATTGTGGCCTTGGCCCAGCCGCTTGGCCGTAAATCCGATGCTTGGGCAGCGCTTGCGGCGGCAACTTGGCTCATGACCCTAATCGATCCGCATACCTTATGGGATTTAGGCTTTCAACTATCAGCGTTGGCCACGGCTAGCCTATTTGCCTGGGGCAAGCCAATTGAAGCCAAATTGCGTCGGTGGCTGCGTTGGCGCTGGCTCGAATGGATGATCGAGCCATTGACCGCAACCTTAGCCGCCCAAATTTGGACACTGCCGATCATTCTGTATCATTTTGGCAATCTCTCGTTGATTGCACCTGTGGCTAATGTATTGATTGTGCCAGTTGTACCGTTGATCATGGCCAGCGGCGCGGTATTGGCCTGTTTAGGCTTATTTGGTCGTTGGTTAGCCTTTTTGGCCTTGCCAATCACATGGGCGGCACTAACTTGGGTTGTAGAGGTGGCTGCATGGCTGGCCGATTTGGCTTGGGCAGCGGTCGAAATTCCTAGGTTTGGCATAAGCTGGCTGTTGCTGGCGTATGGCTTGAGTGTTGGGGCGAAGGCGTGGATGGAGCGAGAGAACATAGAGCAAAGAACATAGAGCATAGAGGGATGAGGGGCTAAGGATGAAGATTGAGTAGTTGGGTTTTTAACCACGAAGCAGGAATTTAACGCAGCGGCGCTGAGGGAAGTAAGAAGGATGAGGGATGAAGGATGAACAGCTCATTCGTGTAATTCGTGCAATTTGTGGCGAAACAACTCTTCGCGTGCTTCGTGAATCAAAAAACTTAAATCTCCAGGTACAATATTATGTTCTATGCTCTATGTTCTATGTTCTGGCTTTCATCCCTCCTCCTTCATATTTCATCCTTAAATAAAAGCCCCAGCCCTGAGCAAACGCCAGAACTGGGGCGGTAGGCCAAAGCGAGAATTAGTACAAATCAGCCAAGACTGATTCGAGGGCTTCTTTGCTTGGGCGCAGTTGTTCGGCTGAGAGTTGGCTCAAGGGCTTTTCGTCCATGTGCAACAAATCGTGGATGGTACGATTGTTGTTTTGATTGACATAAATCAAGCCAGTGATGAACTCTTGGTTTTCGCGAGCAGCATCCAAGCGCGACAAGGCAGCAACGCGGTTGGTTGGATCGTACTCGTTCTCAAGTTTCTTGAGTACAATCGTTGAGCCGTCGTGCATCTTGACTGGAATTGCTTCGCCTTCTTCGTAGTCAACCGTGATTTCTTCTTGGGCGCGGATGAAGGTCATGTCGTGCAGACGTTCTTCGTGTTCCTTGCCGTAAGCGTAGCTCTTGGTTGAATCTTCGTGGTTGTTGAAGGTCACACAAGGGCTGATGATATCGAGAATCGCCAAACCACGGTGGCTCAAAGCAGCCTTGAGCAAGGCTTCAACTTGGCGTGGGTCTCCAGCAAATGAACGAGCAACAAAGGTTGCGCCACCGATGATCGCTTCTGAACAGAGATCAATTGGGGGGAGTTCGTTCAAGCCAGCGTATTTCAGCTTTTGGCCGATATCGGCGGTTGCTGAGAATTGGCCTTTGGTCAAACCATACACGCCGTTGTTTTCGACGATATAGACCATTGGTACGTTACGGCGTACCAAATGCTTGAATTGACCCATCCCGATTGAGCCAGTATCGCCGTCACCGCTTACTGCTAAACCGATCAAGTTGCGGTTGGTGACGATTGCACCAGTGGCAACTGAGGGCATGCGTCCGTGAACGCTATTGAAACCGTGGGAGCGGCCCAAGAAATAAGCCGGAGTTTTCGATGAACAGCCGATGCCGCTAAATTTGGCAACTTGATAAGGCTGGACACCTAATTCGAAACAAACCGAAACAATCCGTGATGAGATTGAGTCGTGGCCACACCCGGGACACAGCGTCGAAGGTGCGCCTTTGTATTCACCTTGTTCAAACCCAAGCAGGTTAATTTTTGGCTTGGGAGTCGCTTTGGTCGTTGCCATGGCCTATGCTTCCCCTTTTTGTACTGATTCAGTCACCCAGCGGGCGGTTAATGGCAAGCCATCGCAGCTTGCAACAGCAATAATCCGGCCAGCTAATTCTGGGTATTCCATCCGCAATAGTTGTGCCATTTGGCCGTTGTAGTTGTTGTCAACCACATAAATGCGTTCGTACTTAGCCACAAATTCGCCAACTTCTTTGGTGAATGGCAATGCCCGCACCCGTTGGTAGGCGGCGTTGATGTTGGCTTCGCGCAAACGATCCAAGGCTTCGATGATTGCTGGATCATTCGAGCCATATGAGAGAATCCCGATCGTGGCGTTTTCTTCGTTGACCGTGACTGGCGCTGGAACAATTGTTCGCGCAGTTTCAAACTTGCGGGCCAAGCGATCCATGTTAGCGACCCACTCGTCTGAGCGTTCGGTATACTTGGCATCTTGATTGTGGCCTGAACCACGGGTGAAGAAGGCGGCTTTGGGGTGGTTGGTGCCAGGCAGCGTGCGGAAAGGAATTCCATCGCCATCAACATCGCGATAGCGGCCCCAATCGCCCACAGCGGTCAAAGCATCGGCATCAAGCACCTTACCGCGATCCATTGGCTCGGTTGGATACTCGAATGGCTCCGACATCCATTGGTTCATGCCCAAGTCGAGGTCGCTGAGCACAAAGACAATCGTTTGCAAGCGTTCAGCCAAATCGAATGAGCGCCAGCCAAACTCAAAACATTCCTTGATGCTTGAAGGCAACAAACAAACGTGTTGGGTATCGCCGTGGCTCAGGAAGTAGGCTGAGAGCAAATCGCCTTGGCCAGTGCGAGTAGGCATACCCGTACTTGGCCCCATGCGCATCACATCCCAAACCACACATGGCACTTCGGTGAAATAGGCCAAGCCGGTAAACTCAGCCATCAACGAAATCCCAGGGCCGGAAGTAGCGGTCATTGAGCGAGCGCCAGCCCAACCAGCCCCAATAATCATCCCAATCGCAGCCAATTCGTCTTCGGCCTGGACTACGGCATACGTTGGCTTGTTGGTTTCTTTATTGATGCGCAATTCTGGCAAGTAGTCGTTGAGGGCATCGACCAAGCTGGTTGAAGGCGTAATTGGATACCAAGCGACGAATGAAACGCCACCGAATACCGAGCCAAGTGCACCAGATGTATTACCATCGAGCATAATCATGCCCTTGGTTTTATCCATGCGCTCAACGCGGAATGGCGATGGAGTGGAGATATTCGCAGCAGCCCAAGCTACCGCAGCATTCACCACATTCATGTTTGAGGCAATGGCTTTTTGCTTGCCTTTGAAGTGTTTATTCAAGGCGCTTTCGATTTCGGCAACTTCAATGCCGACCAAGTGCGCCAAAACTCCAACATAAACCATGTTGGCAATATAATCACGCAAGCTCGCATCGACCCCTGAATTCTTCACCAATTCCTTGACAGGCATGGGGAAGTAGGTCACGTCGCTACGTGAAAGCTCTTGGCGTGAATCATCAGGATACAGACAAATCCCACCTGGCTCAAGCGATTGAAGGTCATCGCCAAAGCTAGCTGGATTCATTGCCACCAAGACATCGCGTTTGTGGCGACGAGCTTGATAGCCATCCTTGCTCAAGCGAATTGAATACCATGTGGGTAAACCCTTGATGTTTGAAGGAAACAGGTTCTTGCCTGTGACCGGAATACCCATGTTGAAACATGCACGGAGGATGGTATTATTGGCGGTTTGGCTCCCAGAACCATTGGGAGTAGCCACAATAATCGCGAAGTCGTTAATATTCACGTCCTCACGGGCGATTTCAGCGGGCTGTTGCTCCGTCTGATAATCTACGACTGCCATGAACGTATTCTCCTTAATTGGCTTCTTTGCCAGGTTATAGCCTCTAAAGATACTGCGAACACAATGGTTCGTCAACCAACAAAACGCTGGTTTTTGCGGTTAT
Proteins encoded:
- a CDS encoding ComEC family competence protein — its product is MRLCGFTAGWLLGLWLNDRLQIAWYLYFIASIAIILIIIYIRKSWQVMLIAIYAGTMLGVVRMAVSQNSSNLDDIRQQIGMTTRLEGVIVGEPQWTPQQQRVVLAVHAYQHEQQRVATTGQIMLTLPAEPPRSNGERLLVSGTIITPTASPNFDYAEYLRRRSIYAMLEPATVEQALPAKTSAYQRLLTLKQRSQTIINQTLPQPQAAVLVGMLLGVKSSVPQAVWDTFNRTGLSHILIISGWNITIVVAALLGLGKALKLSQRHATMVAIGAIVVYVAFVGASGAVIRAALMGAIVALAQPLGRKSDAWAALAAATWLMTLIDPHTLWDLGFQLSALATASLFAWGKPIEAKLRRWLRWRWLEWMIEPLTATLAAQIWTLPIILYHFGNLSLIAPVANVLIVPVVPLIMASGAVLACLGLFGRWLAFLALPITWAALTWVVEVAAWLADLAWAAVEIPRFGISWLLLAYGLSVGAKAWMERENIEQRT
- a CDS encoding 2-oxoacid:ferredoxin oxidoreductase subunit beta, whose protein sequence is MATTKATPKPKINLLGFEQGEYKGAPSTLCPGCGHDSISSRIVSVCFELGVQPYQVAKFSGIGCSSKTPAYFLGRSHGFNSVHGRMPSVATGAIVTNRNLIGLAVSGDGDTGSIGMGQFKHLVRRNVPMVYIVENNGVYGLTKGQFSATADIGQKLKYAGLNELPPIDLCSEAIIGGATFVARSFAGDPRQVEALLKAALSHRGLAILDIISPCVTFNNHEDSTKSYAYGKEHEERLHDMTFIRAQEEITVDYEEGEAIPVKMHDGSTIVLKKLENEYDPTNRVAALSRLDAARENQEFITGLIYVNQNNNRTIHDLLHMDEKPLSQLSAEQLRPSKEALESVLADLY
- a CDS encoding 2-oxoacid:acceptor oxidoreductase subunit alpha, with product MAVVDYQTEQQPAEIAREDVNINDFAIIVATPNGSGSQTANNTILRACFNMGIPVTGKNLFPSNIKGLPTWYSIRLSKDGYQARRHKRDVLVAMNPASFGDDLQSLEPGGICLYPDDSRQELSRSDVTYFPMPVKELVKNSGVDASLRDYIANMVYVGVLAHLVGIEVAEIESALNKHFKGKQKAIASNMNVVNAAVAWAAANISTPSPFRVERMDKTKGMIMLDGNTSGALGSVFGGVSFVAWYPITPSTSLVDALNDYLPELRINKETNKPTYAVVQAEDELAAIGMIIGAGWAGARSMTATSGPGISLMAEFTGLAYFTEVPCVVWDVMRMGPSTGMPTRTGQGDLLSAYFLSHGDTQHVCLLPSSIKECFEFGWRSFDLAERLQTIVFVLSDLDLGMNQWMSEPFEYPTEPMDRGKVLDADALTAVGDWGRYRDVDGDGIPFRTLPGTNHPKAAFFTRGSGHNQDAKYTERSDEWVANMDRLARKFETARTIVPAPVTVNEENATIGILSYGSNDPAIIEALDRLREANINAAYQRVRALPFTKEVGEFVAKYERIYVVDNNYNGQMAQLLRMEYPELAGRIIAVASCDGLPLTARWVTESVQKGEA